In one Chitinophaga sancti genomic region, the following are encoded:
- the argB gene encoding acetylglutamate kinase, which yields MIDLFVIKVGGNVIDNPALLDTFLQKFSKIQGKKILIHGGGKIATKIGDKLGIESKYVDGRRITDAETIDVVTMVYGGLVNKQLVAKLQANACNAIGMTGADANIIPAVKRPVKEIDYGFVGDINNDQVQSTPLKALLEANLTPVFASLTHDGKGQILNTNADTIAAALAIAMSKVYNVRLIYCFEKKGVLHDAQDDNAVINLIDRQIYNELLADGVLTDGILPKLNNAFAAIESGVNEVLIGHADDVLSNTSDTVAGTLIR from the coding sequence ATGATCGATCTCTTTGTCATTAAAGTCGGCGGTAACGTTATCGACAACCCTGCTTTACTGGATACATTTTTACAGAAGTTCTCAAAAATTCAGGGTAAGAAAATACTGATACACGGTGGAGGAAAGATTGCAACAAAAATAGGTGACAAGCTGGGTATCGAATCGAAATATGTAGATGGCCGCCGTATTACAGATGCGGAAACAATTGACGTAGTGACCATGGTATATGGTGGTTTGGTGAACAAACAACTGGTTGCCAAATTGCAGGCGAATGCCTGCAATGCCATTGGTATGACCGGTGCTGACGCGAATATTATTCCCGCTGTAAAACGCCCTGTAAAAGAGATCGACTACGGATTTGTAGGAGACATCAACAATGACCAGGTACAGTCCACACCGCTGAAAGCATTGCTGGAAGCCAACCTGACACCTGTATTTGCTTCCCTTACCCATGATGGCAAGGGGCAGATCCTGAACACCAATGCAGATACCATTGCTGCTGCACTGGCTATTGCCATGTCGAAAGTATATAACGTAAGACTGATCTATTGTTTCGAAAAGAAAGGAGTACTTCACGACGCACAGGATGATAATGCTGTAATTAACCTGATCGATCGTCAGATCTATAATGAGCTACTGGCAGACGGTGTGCTGACAGACGGAATTCTTCCTAAACTGAACAACGCATTTGCTGCAATTGAGAGTGGAGTAAATGAAGTGCTGATCGGCCATGCAGATGATGTGCTGAGCAATACCTCTGACACCGTAGCTGGCACCTTAATACGCTAA
- a CDS encoding sugar MFS transporter, whose amino-acid sequence MQSEPQSSYGKAMGIIGTLFFIFGFVTWLNSVLIPFLKQACEISDFEVFFVTFAFYISYLVMAIPSSAILKKIGFTKGMSLGLLIMAVGSLIFIPAAYTRSFPLFLLGLFAQGTGLTLLQAASNPYVTILGPIEKAAQRISIMGICNKVAGMIGIFVLVQLLFSDAAELSARIETLTGAAREAELQALAQRVVVPYLVMTVVLLALAFMVRKSDLPEINTDEENGAAADEAGVKKGIPPHLLLGVVCIFAYVGVEVLAIDSLALYGEYNGLQKMVATNLGIYSLIALTVGYLSGIVLIPKFISQKTGLIICATMALVLSVGALVTTGWSSIICIILLSLSHALMWPGIWPLAMNKAGRHTKIGAAFMVMAICGGAILPLIYGAIARSTDRHIAYMVMLPCYVYILYYGLSGHKVGLKEK is encoded by the coding sequence ATGCAATCAGAACCGCAGAGCAGCTACGGCAAAGCGATGGGCATTATCGGCACTTTATTTTTCATTTTTGGATTTGTGACCTGGTTGAACAGCGTGCTGATCCCATTTTTGAAGCAGGCCTGCGAAATATCAGACTTCGAGGTGTTTTTCGTCACCTTTGCTTTCTACATTAGTTACCTGGTAATGGCAATTCCGTCATCTGCCATCCTGAAGAAAATTGGTTTTACAAAGGGGATGTCTCTTGGACTGCTTATTATGGCCGTGGGTTCCCTGATTTTTATTCCTGCTGCATACACCCGTAGCTTTCCATTATTCCTGTTGGGATTATTCGCACAGGGTACTGGTCTGACACTGCTGCAGGCGGCTTCTAACCCTTATGTTACGATCCTGGGCCCGATCGAAAAAGCGGCACAGCGTATTAGTATCATGGGGATCTGTAACAAGGTGGCTGGTATGATTGGAATTTTCGTACTGGTACAGTTGTTATTCAGTGATGCCGCCGAATTGTCTGCCAGGATCGAAACGCTGACGGGAGCTGCAAGAGAAGCAGAACTGCAGGCACTGGCACAACGTGTGGTTGTTCCTTACCTGGTGATGACAGTCGTACTGCTGGCACTTGCGTTCATGGTTAGAAAATCTGATCTGCCTGAAATTAACACAGACGAAGAAAATGGTGCCGCTGCTGATGAAGCCGGCGTTAAGAAAGGCATTCCGCCGCATTTGCTGCTGGGGGTTGTATGTATCTTCGCGTATGTAGGTGTGGAAGTGCTGGCAATTGATTCGCTGGCATTGTATGGGGAGTACAATGGCTTACAGAAAATGGTTGCAACCAACCTGGGTATTTATAGCCTGATTGCACTCACTGTAGGTTATCTTTCCGGTATCGTGCTGATTCCAAAATTCATCTCTCAGAAAACGGGTTTGATCATCTGTGCTACAATGGCACTGGTGCTTTCTGTAGGTGCGCTGGTAACTACCGGATGGAGCTCTATCATTTGTATTATCCTGCTGAGTTTATCACATGCATTGATGTGGCCTGGTATCTGGCCGCTGGCAATGAATAAAGCGGGTAGACATACCAAGATCGGTGCTGCTTTCATGGTGATGGCGATTTGTGGTGGTGCGATCCTGCCGCTGATTTATGGTGCAATTGCAAGGAGTACTGACAGGCATATTGCTTATATGGTAATGCTGCCATGTTATGTATATATCCTGTATTATGGCTTGAGTGGTCATAAAGTAGGATTGAAAGAAAAATAG
- a CDS encoding Rossmann-fold NAD(P)-binding domain-containing protein: MKQFISVEDVPSVPRLVDIALDYKKQPFKDKKLGENKTLGMIFLNPSLRTRLSTQVAAKNLGMEAVVFNIDKEGWQLEMNDGVIMNGSTSEHVKEAAAVMGQYFDIMAIRTFPGLKDKEADYTEKYINQFIKYAGVPVVSLESATLHPLQSLTDVITIKERWNQPRRPKVVMTWAPHVKALPQAVPNSFAQWMNGWGEVDFVITHPHGYELDPKFSGSAQIEYNQDKALEGADFVYVKNWSNYNDYGKITCTDPSWMVDNAKLRGTNDAKIMHCLPVRRNVVIADEVLDGPNSIVIPEAGNRVWAAQAVLSEILKNK; encoded by the coding sequence ATGAAACAATTTATTTCAGTAGAGGATGTGCCAAGTGTTCCACGTTTAGTGGATATCGCTTTGGACTACAAGAAACAGCCTTTTAAAGATAAGAAACTGGGTGAGAACAAGACCCTGGGCATGATCTTCTTAAACCCGAGTCTGCGAACACGATTAAGTACGCAGGTAGCGGCGAAGAACCTTGGGATGGAAGCGGTAGTATTCAACATCGATAAGGAAGGCTGGCAACTGGAAATGAATGATGGTGTGATTATGAATGGTAGCACTTCAGAACACGTGAAAGAGGCAGCAGCAGTAATGGGTCAATACTTTGACATCATGGCCATCCGTACTTTCCCTGGTCTGAAAGACAAGGAGGCCGATTACACAGAGAAGTATATTAACCAGTTTATCAAATATGCAGGTGTACCTGTAGTCAGCCTGGAAAGTGCTACCCTGCACCCGCTGCAGAGCCTTACCGATGTAATCACGATCAAAGAGCGCTGGAATCAGCCTCGCAGACCAAAGGTAGTGATGACCTGGGCTCCTCACGTGAAAGCTTTGCCACAGGCAGTACCAAATTCATTTGCACAATGGATGAATGGATGGGGTGAAGTTGATTTTGTGATCACACATCCTCACGGTTATGAACTGGATCCTAAATTCAGTGGCAGTGCACAGATCGAATACAACCAGGATAAAGCACTGGAAGGTGCTGACTTCGTATATGTAAAGAACTGGTCTAACTATAACGACTATGGTAAGATCACCTGTACGGATCCCAGCTGGATGGTAGACAATGCAAAGCTGCGTGGTACCAACGATGCGAAGATCATGCACTGCCTGCCGGTAAGGCGAAATGTGGTGATTGCGGATGAAGTGCTGGACGGGCCGAATTCGATCGTCATACCAGAAGCCGGCAACCGTGTTTGGGCTGCGCAGGCTGTGTTAAGTGAGATTTTGAAGAATAAATAA
- the argC gene encoding N-acetyl-gamma-glutamyl-phosphate reductase yields the protein MEKKINAGIVGGAGYGGGEMIRLLLNHPNVNISFVHSRSNAGNPLYAVHADLLGETELTFTGELSNDVDVIFLCLGHGEAKKFVEDNDIPANINIIDLSQDFRLGETAKGREFVYGLVEMNREKIAHAKNIANPGCFATAIQLGLLPLAKAGKLQEVHTTGITGSTGAGQSLQATSHFTWRANNVSTYKVLSHQHLKEIRRSLQLLQPSFGGEINFVPVRGDFPRGIWITSYLNSDLTLEEAQQLYKDYYANHPFTHVSDKQIDLKQVVNTNKVLIQLEKVGNKLVIHSIEDNLVKGASGQAIQNMNIMYGLDETAGLKLKSIVF from the coding sequence ATGGAGAAAAAAATCAACGCAGGGATCGTAGGCGGCGCTGGTTATGGTGGCGGCGAAATGATCCGTCTTTTGCTGAATCATCCCAATGTAAATATATCTTTCGTACACAGTCGCAGTAATGCCGGCAATCCTTTATATGCCGTACATGCTGACCTGCTGGGCGAAACTGAACTCACCTTTACCGGAGAGCTCAGCAATGATGTAGACGTGATCTTCCTTTGCCTGGGACATGGTGAAGCAAAGAAATTTGTGGAAGACAACGACATCCCTGCCAACATCAATATCATCGATCTGAGCCAGGACTTCAGGCTCGGTGAAACAGCCAAAGGCCGTGAATTCGTGTATGGTCTGGTTGAAATGAACAGAGAGAAAATTGCACACGCAAAGAATATTGCCAATCCTGGCTGCTTTGCTACTGCTATACAACTCGGCCTGCTGCCACTGGCAAAGGCCGGCAAACTGCAGGAAGTACATACTACCGGTATCACAGGTTCTACCGGTGCCGGACAAAGCCTGCAGGCGACTTCCCATTTTACATGGAGAGCCAACAACGTGAGTACATACAAAGTGCTGAGCCATCAGCACCTGAAGGAAATACGACGAAGCTTACAGCTGTTGCAACCATCCTTTGGCGGTGAGATCAATTTTGTACCTGTAAGAGGTGACTTCCCAAGAGGCATCTGGATCACATCCTACCTGAACAGCGATCTTACTCTCGAAGAAGCACAGCAGCTGTACAAAGACTATTATGCAAATCATCCTTTCACACATGTAAGTGATAAACAGATTGACCTGAAACAGGTGGTGAACACCAACAAGGTCCTGATCCAGCTGGAGAAAGTGGGCAACAAACTCGTGATCCACTCTATCGAAGACAACCTGGTGAAAGGTGCCTCCGGACAGGCCATTCAGAATATGAATATCATGTACGGTCTGGATGAAACTGCAGGACTGAAGCTGAAATCAATCGTATTTTAA
- a CDS encoding MFS transporter, with the protein MGQQTKQSTHPSFFVLILVFFFWGFVAASNSIFIPFCKAHFHLNQLESQLIDFSFYGAYFIGSLLLYFLSALRGVDILNKIGYQKGIIYGLLISVVGAVALIAAVNFGSGMANETYAFYLILGAFFIVALGFSLQQTAANPFAFLLGDPSKGAHRLNLAGGINSLGTTIGPLIVSILLFGSAKGAASADTDISKINTLYILLIGLFLVAAAIFWFSKMPKETSDEPFEQSPKASKTLAAITALFVLIMIGLGRENKLPFFIIGIVGILSVLFYAKIISQKGATLSTGSEGWGAMKYPQLVLGMIAIFVYVGVEVTIASNMGGLLETKGFLTENGLTTAEIDPYVSLFWGSMMIGRWTGAISVFNVSEKLRKVLCVIVPFFAYGLVLAANYAKGTDVSVLYPYAGILVIQIIGFFAGQDKPAQTLMIFAILGILANAIGLCTTGYVSLFSFISGGLFCSVMWPCIFALSIAGLGKYTAQGSSFLILMILGGSLVPPVQGGLGDDPSIGTHYSYIIPVICFAYLAFFAFRVKTILKSQGIDYESAISGGH; encoded by the coding sequence ATGGGTCAACAAACAAAGCAAAGTACACATCCCTCTTTCTTTGTACTGATACTTGTATTTTTTTTCTGGGGTTTTGTTGCTGCCTCGAACAGCATATTCATCCCCTTCTGTAAGGCACATTTCCACTTGAATCAGCTTGAATCACAGCTGATTGACTTTTCATTCTATGGTGCTTACTTTATCGGCTCCCTCCTGCTGTACTTCCTGTCAGCATTGAGAGGCGTTGATATTCTCAACAAGATCGGTTATCAGAAAGGTATTATCTACGGCCTTCTCATTTCTGTCGTAGGTGCTGTGGCGCTCATCGCCGCAGTAAATTTCGGGAGCGGCATGGCGAATGAAACCTATGCCTTTTATCTCATCCTGGGCGCATTCTTCATTGTTGCCCTTGGTTTTTCACTTCAGCAGACTGCCGCCAATCCTTTTGCGTTCCTCCTCGGGGATCCTTCCAAAGGAGCTCACCGTCTGAACCTGGCTGGTGGTATCAACTCACTTGGTACAACCATCGGCCCACTCATCGTGAGCATCCTGCTCTTCGGTAGTGCAAAGGGTGCAGCGAGCGCAGATACTGACATCAGTAAGATCAACACGCTTTACATCCTGCTGATCGGGCTGTTCCTCGTGGCTGCTGCTATCTTCTGGTTCTCAAAAATGCCGAAAGAAACTTCGGATGAACCATTTGAGCAATCACCAAAAGCAAGTAAAACCCTGGCTGCCATCACCGCATTGTTCGTATTAATAATGATCGGTCTGGGCCGGGAAAACAAACTGCCTTTCTTCATTATCGGTATCGTGGGTATTCTCTCAGTACTGTTCTATGCGAAAATCATTTCGCAGAAAGGTGCTACCTTATCAACAGGCAGCGAAGGCTGGGGTGCCATGAAATACCCACAGCTGGTACTGGGCATGATCGCCATCTTCGTATATGTAGGGGTGGAAGTTACCATCGCCAGCAATATGGGTGGCCTGCTCGAAACTAAAGGCTTCCTCACTGAAAACGGTTTGACCACAGCAGAAATTGATCCTTATGTTTCCCTGTTCTGGGGTAGTATGATGATTGGTCGCTGGACAGGTGCCATCTCCGTATTCAATGTGTCTGAGAAGTTGCGCAAAGTCCTATGCGTAATCGTGCCATTTTTCGCTTATGGCCTTGTTCTGGCAGCTAACTATGCAAAAGGTACAGATGTAAGTGTATTGTACCCGTATGCAGGCATTTTAGTGATCCAGATCATAGGTTTCTTTGCCGGTCAGGACAAACCTGCACAAACACTTATGATTTTCGCCATACTCGGTATTCTTGCCAATGCAATTGGTCTGTGCACTACCGGTTATGTTTCTCTTTTCAGCTTCATCAGCGGCGGTTTATTCTGCTCCGTTATGTGGCCATGTATCTTCGCACTTTCCATCGCTGGTCTGGGCAAGTATACAGCACAGGGATCTTCATTCCTGATCCTGATGATCCTGGGCGGTTCCCTCGTACCTCCTGTACAGGGTGGCCTGGGCGACGATCCAAGTATTGGAACGCATTATTCCTATATAATCCCAGTAATATGCTTTGCATATCTGGCATTCTTTGCATTCAGAGTAAAAACTATTTTAAAATCACAGGGAATCGATTATGAGTCAGCAATTAGCGGTGGGCATTGA
- a CDS encoding GNAT family N-acetyltransferase, whose product MTRLENPNIIVRVATVDDQHYGKTITDEMEASAKARGTGIAKRSPEYVQHKMEEGKAVIALTDKGEWVGFCYVEAWGHEKFVANSGLIVNPAFRGHGVAKAIKHKVFQLSREKYPDAKIFGLTTGLAVMKINSELGYEPVTYSELTDDEEFWKGCRSCVNFDVLTSKNRKNCLCTAMLYDPVEKAKEAEEKAKREAEHYNVASQPQVMVAANGTIQHPQRKRKFSNNFKLFERWLRFKRFVLLKSGKEKEGGSGGGAAAASKKRFFLFNFL is encoded by the coding sequence TTGACAAGATTGGAAAATCCGAATATCATCGTACGGGTAGCCACCGTTGACGATCAGCATTACGGTAAGACTATTACCGACGAGATGGAAGCTTCTGCCAAGGCCAGAGGAACAGGTATAGCCAAGCGTTCTCCAGAGTATGTACAACATAAAATGGAAGAAGGTAAAGCTGTGATCGCATTAACTGACAAAGGTGAATGGGTAGGTTTCTGCTATGTAGAAGCCTGGGGCCACGAGAAGTTTGTAGCCAATTCAGGCCTGATCGTAAACCCTGCATTCCGTGGACATGGTGTGGCGAAAGCCATTAAGCATAAAGTATTTCAACTCTCACGCGAGAAATATCCTGATGCCAAGATCTTTGGTCTCACGACAGGCCTTGCTGTGATGAAGATCAACTCCGAGCTGGGCTATGAGCCCGTAACTTATTCAGAACTGACTGATGATGAAGAGTTCTGGAAAGGTTGCCGTAGTTGTGTTAACTTTGATGTGCTCACCAGCAAGAACCGCAAAAACTGTTTGTGTACAGCTATGCTCTACGATCCGGTAGAGAAAGCTAAAGAAGCAGAAGAGAAAGCAAAGCGTGAAGCTGAGCATTACAATGTGGCATCGCAGCCGCAGGTGATGGTCGCTGCAAACGGCACCATCCAGCATCCGCAGCGGAAACGTAAGTTCTCTAACAACTTCAAACTGTTCGAACGCTGGCTCCGTTTCAAAAGATTCGTACTGCTCAAGAGCGGTAAGGAAAAAGAAGGAGGAAGCGGTGGCGGTGCTGCTGCTGCAAGCAAGAAAAGATTCTTCCTGTTTAATTTTTTGTAG
- a CDS encoding aspartate aminotransferase family protein, protein MNLFDVYPINNITIDKALGSNVWDDQGNQYLDMYGGHAVISIGHTHPHYVKRLTEQLKKVGFYSNSVKIPIQQQLAEKLGKLSGKPDYQLFLVNSGAEANENALKLASFYNGKKKVIAFKNSFHGRTSLAVAVTDNPKIVAPVNQTDNVIFLPWEDETALEAAFKANEISSVIIEGIQGVGGIKVASASFLQKIRSLCDQYNAVFIADSVQCGYGRSGKFFSHDHAGVNADIYTMAKGMGNGFPIGGIIIAPHIKPAYGMLGTTFGGNHLACAAALAVLETMENENLIANAEKVGNYLISELKKFPQVTEVRGRGLMIGIELPESLNHVRKELLFKHKIFTGEAKPNVIRLLPSLALTMEHANEFLTAFSKELN, encoded by the coding sequence ATGAATTTATTCGACGTATATCCCATCAATAATATTACCATCGACAAAGCCTTAGGTTCCAATGTTTGGGATGACCAGGGCAATCAATATCTTGACATGTATGGTGGTCACGCCGTGATCTCTATCGGTCATACTCATCCTCATTACGTAAAGAGACTGACTGAACAACTGAAAAAAGTTGGATTCTATTCTAACTCTGTGAAGATCCCTATTCAGCAGCAGCTGGCTGAAAAACTTGGTAAACTGAGTGGTAAGCCAGACTACCAGTTGTTCCTCGTGAACAGCGGTGCGGAAGCAAATGAGAATGCACTGAAACTGGCGTCATTCTACAATGGTAAAAAGAAAGTAATTGCTTTCAAAAACAGCTTCCACGGCAGAACTTCCCTGGCTGTAGCGGTGACTGACAATCCTAAGATTGTAGCGCCTGTGAACCAGACTGACAACGTGATCTTCCTGCCATGGGAAGATGAAACAGCACTGGAAGCGGCTTTCAAAGCTAACGAGATCTCTTCTGTGATCATCGAGGGTATTCAGGGTGTAGGTGGTATTAAAGTTGCCAGCGCTTCTTTCCTGCAAAAGATCAGGAGCCTGTGCGATCAGTATAATGCAGTATTTATTGCAGACAGCGTGCAGTGTGGTTATGGCAGAAGCGGTAAATTCTTCTCCCACGATCATGCGGGTGTAAATGCAGATATTTATACCATGGCAAAAGGTATGGGTAATGGTTTCCCGATTGGTGGCATCATTATCGCGCCGCATATTAAACCGGCTTACGGTATGCTGGGTACTACCTTTGGTGGTAACCACCTGGCTTGTGCAGCAGCTCTGGCCGTACTGGAGACGATGGAAAATGAAAACCTGATTGCGAATGCAGAGAAGGTGGGTAACTACCTGATCAGCGAGCTGAAAAAGTTCCCGCAGGTGACAGAAGTAAGAGGTCGGGGGTTGATGATCGGTATTGAACTGCCGGAATCACTGAACCATGTGAGAAAAGAACTGTTATTTAAGCATAAGATCTTTACAGGTGAAGCGAAGCCAAATGTGATCAGGTTGCTGCCTTCACTGGCATTGACCATGGAACATGCTAACGAGTTTTTGACTGCATTCAGCAAAGAGCTGAATTAA
- a CDS encoding Gfo/Idh/MocA family protein, with protein MKKQHLHRRTFLKNTMAAGVGLTLLDTPSRLFANVKKEKVRMGLIGVGARGQGHLELCLNRADVEVVAIADPDTNWAIPGARKLIDKIYGSKKKVAEYTNGPEDFRNLLKRDDIDAVIIATPWEWHTPQAVAAMKAGKTPAVEVCGATDVAECWQLVNVSEETGVPVFAMENVSYRRDIMAVLNMVRQGLFGELIHLQGGYQHDLRKVKFNDGKQIYGGGVEFGEKGLSEAHWRTNHSVHRNGDLYPTHGLWPVANMINVNRGNRLVSLTSVATKSRGLHKYVVDNSSESHPNAKVQFNLGDIVTTLIRTSNGETIMLSHDTNSPRPYSLNFRVQGTNGLWMDDKASVYVEGKSPYDEWEKAGEAGDAGSYMGKYDHPLWKRYTKSSAGAGHGGMDWYVINSFVESIKREAPYAQDVYDLATMYAITPLSEASVAEGGSVQYIPDFTRGNWMNRKPVFALDDQY; from the coding sequence ATGAAAAAGCAGCATTTACACCGGAGAACATTTCTCAAAAACACCATGGCCGCCGGAGTCGGCCTCACTTTGCTGGATACTCCTAGCAGACTTTTTGCAAACGTTAAAAAAGAAAAAGTAAGAATGGGCCTCATTGGCGTAGGTGCCAGGGGGCAGGGCCATCTTGAACTATGCCTGAACCGTGCAGATGTAGAAGTTGTTGCCATCGCTGATCCGGACACCAACTGGGCGATTCCGGGAGCCAGAAAACTCATTGACAAAATTTATGGCAGCAAAAAGAAAGTAGCAGAATACACGAACGGACCCGAAGATTTCCGCAACCTGCTCAAACGTGATGACATCGATGCAGTCATTATTGCTACTCCCTGGGAATGGCATACACCACAGGCTGTCGCTGCAATGAAAGCAGGCAAGACACCAGCAGTGGAAGTATGTGGTGCTACGGATGTAGCGGAGTGCTGGCAGCTTGTGAACGTTTCTGAAGAAACGGGCGTGCCCGTATTTGCAATGGAAAATGTAAGCTATCGCCGTGATATCATGGCAGTGCTTAACATGGTACGTCAGGGTTTGTTTGGAGAGTTGATTCACTTGCAGGGCGGCTATCAGCATGATCTGCGTAAAGTAAAATTTAATGATGGCAAGCAGATTTATGGCGGTGGTGTTGAGTTTGGCGAAAAGGGGCTATCAGAAGCACACTGGCGTACGAATCATAGTGTGCATCGTAACGGAGACCTCTACCCTACACATGGTCTGTGGCCGGTAGCCAATATGATCAATGTGAATCGTGGCAATCGTCTTGTATCCTTAACATCTGTGGCTACTAAAAGTCGTGGCTTGCATAAATACGTTGTCGATAATAGTAGTGAGAGCCATCCGAATGCAAAAGTGCAGTTCAACCTGGGGGATATTGTGACGACACTGATCCGTACCAGTAATGGAGAAACGATTATGCTTAGTCACGATACAAATTCACCTCGCCCCTACTCTTTGAATTTTCGTGTACAGGGAACGAATGGATTGTGGATGGATGATAAAGCGAGTGTATACGTTGAGGGTAAGAGTCCATATGATGAGTGGGAGAAGGCTGGTGAAGCAGGAGATGCGGGTAGCTATATGGGGAAATATGATCACCCGCTGTGGAAAAGGTATACGAAGAGTTCAGCTGGCGCGGGGCATGGAGGTATGGACTGGTATGTGATCAATAGCTTTGTGGAGAGTATAAAGAGAGAGGCGCCTTATGCGCAGGATGTGTATGACCTGGCTACGATGTATGCGATCACACCATTGAGTGAGGCATCAGTAGCAGAAGGTGGAAGTGTGCAGTATATACCTGATTTTACAAGAGGCAATTGGATGAATCGAAAACCGGTCTTTGCACTCGATGACCAATATTAA
- a CDS encoding argininosuccinate synthase, with protein MKKVVLGFSGGLDTSYCVKYLTEEKGYEVHSVIVNTGGFSEEELVEIEKRAYNLGVKSHKTVNAVRSYYDSVIKYLIFGNVLKNNTYPLSVSAERMSQALAIGEYVREVGADAVAHGSTGAGNDQVRFDMIFNIMIPGVEIITPIRDMKLSREEEISYLKKKGVEMNFEKAAYSINKGMWGTSVGGKETLTSNGFLPEEAWPTQLTKDGTEQVKLKFVKGELSGVNDKTFAHPSEAIQYLQTIAGPFAIGRDIHVGDTIIGIKGRVGFEAAAPVIILKAHHALEKHVLTKWQLSWKDQLAAFYGNWLHEGQILDPVMRDIEAYLQHAQENVTGDVFVTLQPYRFQVTGIESAYDLMSSKFGKYGEMNNGWSGEDVRGFSKIFGNQTMIWHQVTESAKGGK; from the coding sequence ATGAAAAAAGTAGTACTGGGATTTAGCGGAGGACTCGATACTTCCTATTGCGTTAAATATCTGACCGAAGAAAAAGGATATGAAGTGCATTCTGTAATCGTGAATACCGGCGGTTTTTCTGAGGAAGAACTGGTGGAAATTGAAAAGCGCGCTTACAATTTAGGTGTGAAGAGCCATAAAACGGTAAATGCAGTACGCTCTTATTATGATAGTGTGATCAAATACCTCATCTTCGGTAATGTACTGAAGAATAATACCTACCCGCTGAGCGTAAGTGCTGAGCGTATGAGCCAGGCACTCGCTATCGGCGAATACGTAAGAGAAGTAGGTGCTGACGCTGTAGCACACGGTAGTACCGGTGCTGGTAACGACCAGGTGCGTTTTGATATGATCTTTAATATCATGATCCCAGGTGTTGAAATTATCACCCCGATCCGTGATATGAAACTGAGCCGTGAAGAAGAAATTTCTTACCTGAAAAAGAAAGGTGTTGAAATGAATTTCGAAAAGGCTGCATACTCCATCAACAAGGGTATGTGGGGTACTTCAGTAGGTGGTAAAGAGACCCTGACTTCCAACGGTTTCCTGCCTGAAGAAGCATGGCCTACACAGCTGACGAAAGACGGTACTGAGCAGGTGAAACTGAAATTTGTAAAAGGTGAACTGAGCGGCGTAAATGATAAGACCTTCGCTCATCCTTCTGAAGCGATCCAGTATTTGCAAACCATTGCAGGCCCATTTGCCATTGGCCGCGATATACACGTAGGTGATACCATCATCGGTATCAAAGGCCGCGTAGGCTTCGAAGCTGCCGCGCCTGTGATCATTCTGAAAGCACACCATGCACTGGAAAAACACGTGCTTACAAAATGGCAGCTGAGCTGGAAAGATCAACTGGCTGCATTCTACGGTAACTGGCTACACGAAGGTCAGATCCTTGATCCTGTAATGCGCGACATCGAAGCGTACTTACAACACGCCCAGGAAAACGTGACCGGTGATGTATTTGTAACATTACAGCCTTACCGCTTCCAGGTAACTGGTATCGAATCTGCTTACGATCTGATGAGCAGCAAATTCGGTAAATACGGTGAAATGAATAATGGCTGGAGCGGTGAAGACGTAAGAGGCTTCAGCAAGATCTTTGGTAACCAGACTATGATCTGGCATCAGGTAACTGAGAGCGCTAAGGGCGGCAAATAA